A stretch of DNA from Glycine max cultivar Williams 82 chromosome 18, Glycine_max_v4.0, whole genome shotgun sequence:
TTGTGGATATTTGTGAGAAAGGGGATTCATACATTAGAGAGTAAGcttataatattcataaatgaAGGAGCATTGCCTGTTCTTAACATATATGTACGTTCAATTGCTGGtttgtgtcttttttttaatatttatggatTAGCTTATTGGGTTTGCTTTGTGTGTGTAAGCAAACTGGAAATGTGTACAAGAATGTGAAGAGGAAGATTGAGAGATGTGTTGCTTTCCCAACATGTTTATCTGTAAACAGCGTTGTCTGCCATTTCTCTCCAATGGAGTCAGTGGTTTCTGCTATTATTCTGAAGTTGATGTTTGTTTCTTTGGTTGGTTGCAGTGATATGGCATGCCATATAGATGGATTCATCACTGCGGTAGCTCACACCCATGTTCTTCAGGAAGGTCCTGTTGCTGCCACAAATACTGCTGCTGAGGTGGCCTTGAGGCTTGTCAGGCCGGGAAAGAAGGTAATCaattgtaacaatttttttttactggatcTGCATTTATATAATACAAGTTGATTTGGATTTTACTACATGTTGCCTTTCTTGATTTATTTCATTGGTTAATAGGTGTAAGGTCATACACTATTATAAGCAATTCAGCTTAGTAAAATCGGAGAGAAATTAGGTTGCTTCATGTGTATCGTTTTCTTTGCCTAAACACATGCCTTGTGGATTTTGATCTCTAAATGATGAAAACTATCTTGGGCTACGGATAAACTCCGATGAAGCTTTATTGTCATAGTTACACTGATAGAGGTCATTCATGTTTCTTCTTGTGTTGTCTATCACATTGCTCTTTTTTGGAACTCCTCTTGTCTATAATGTGTATTTCTCACCTTATGCTATATGTTTTGTTCTTTTGAGATTAATTGGTTCTCAgttcaagtgttttttttatctacatGATGAATGCTGTCATGCATTTGCatcaaaaacttgatttgttctctattctgattcaaattgttgtaaaaaaattcaGCTGGATATGTCTGTTTTCTTTTGAGTCTTCCACTTTCTCCTAAAACTATCTTAATTTGGTTTATAATACAGTATATTGTAAATTTGATAAGCTGATCTCTGTATGATGAAGACATTATTGGCTATGGATAAACTCCAATTAAGCTTGTTTCTGTCATAGTTGCACTAACAAAGATTTGTTCGTTTTGTATTCCGTcctgttattttttattcagataaaattttagaaaaaatcttGACAGGATTTCTCTTGTTTCTTTTCATATTCCCTCCTCTTAGGTGCAAAACCTACcaaatttttaaacatatacCTATATTAATACTTCGAAAATAGTtctattatacataaataattcttcaaaaatagttctattatacaatttaaataaaatcaattcttttaaacttaattttaaaatatcatttctaaacataaattaattttttaacatactttttttaaaataattctttttaatattattttttaaatctattttatCACAAGTTAAACTAAATAATCCATTTACTTACATCAAAATCATTCTTTTTGGCATTCTTAATTAACTCCATTAGTCATAAAAGGGAGAGATAAACAAAACTTGCCTAATCATTAAAAAGAAGATATATTTTCACAAATCCAACAACAGATTCTTCCTAAGTCAAGAATCTAGAAACatataatacaaaatataacaaaga
This window harbors:
- the LOC100795818 gene encoding ERBB-3 BINDING PROTEIN 1 isoform X2 — protein: MSDDEREEKELDLSSAEVVTKYKTTAEIVNIISECKPKAKIVDICEKGDSYIREQTGNVYKNVKRKIERCVAFPTCLSVNSVVCHFSPMESVVSAIILKLMFVSLVGCSDMACHIDGFITAVAHTHVLQEGPVAATNTAAEVALRLVRPGKKV
- the LOC100795818 gene encoding ERBB-3 BINDING PROTEIN 1 isoform X1, yielding MSDDEREEKELDLSSAEVVTKYKTTAEIVNKCKPKAKIVDICEKGDSYIREQTGNVYKNVKRKIERCVAFPTCLSVNSVVCHFSPMESVVSAIILKLMFVSLVGCSDMACHIDGFITAVAHTHVLQEGPVAATNTAAEVALRLVRPGKKVINCNNFFLLDLHLYNTS